One genomic segment of Anser cygnoides isolate HZ-2024a breed goose chromosome 20, Taihu_goose_T2T_genome, whole genome shotgun sequence includes these proteins:
- the SEC16A gene encoding protein transport protein Sec16A isoform X3: protein MQQPPQTVPAGAAAPPPAGLARNIYWRNTSLSKRANAAAAPVQPVTDPFAFGRQTPQGSPLDNPSKGNALVMPSSSPAAFPQPAVVHPSPSHAGDNPHGLHASLSAPVSQPGINTSTFSNVPVPSPSPGYVTNSATEVHPNADLGLHGSAVPLHYNTGTALENSFSVHPGMVSLSNKPGGRQDAHRDPSDVPSGPAAAAVFPPPPQQPVSQWRPGQGNLQSPVRNFVPHPEPSSQPDIHSVSQSSVSPPHPPPQTNLQHGPVHQGIPQNPVQAPLSVGCEKTGKNVSANNGHHMNSIQPGNVFRQNAEMSNAWLNQTYQDQFYPQPPLQDSNFVIPTAQENNPKKQSPGVSETSNRSIPTDRDSGTVSMFFKGDEAENEEILSSEKNYVVEKTEFACQPNSSPLYHQPMQPQWVATNVLSQAHIGTGSANEVVQKGMDVQYFPKIVSQQEAQAAKHAVFIGDDKARAGDASGNGGSQYENVENLECIQNQEVLPSEPHNVTASSPSAHPDPYRYGPLPGQMLPKNAVVSHAEGGPNLEAPDSLPHPVRPDSVSSNYSNISHRSASSSARPPEQVGTFIQQESGKPDEESSARFFKQIDSSPLGGDSSEVNLSKSYHSNLSQPPTPSPPKPTGVFQTSANSSFEPVRSHGVGIKPAEIDQAKMVVELRENHPNQKNNKKNTAVPAASPGNLEQPPDNLETIFMPQVYPLPLAVTGEAGNMLHSGSVTENMQSLSERRSSTRAQGAIKKCDSPATTLWAHNELPNFGGNVLLAPAAPAVYVPAKQTVEVIQPPEEGLPNQQPNKPGNIAVQPSQDGNISSENLENPPKMGEEEALQSQASSGYASLLSSPPTESLQNQPILIAQPNQSYNLAQPINFSISLSNQLSSNENQPMKDAGAGDKPSMGPQTSHTGGIISGENAPLPVMQVGSLLVNAPPNTNLLKHNLLQSPVNSSDTASNQPANLLMKTPLNLAPEGQKNVNFEGFVPEFASKPGANSSVSPGITLPSGSALLPPVNSVVQANNSANRSNSKEEAAGVLDFTAPRTLEKSSASNSVQVHNQSLSGGPAYPPQAVGAGQVGPEMHDKQHFYQQVTKDVQHQAVPDRAVQGALPSQPQMQAAQMQQPASSGQSSAPSNYPAAAGTSAMQASQQRENQELGNQEASSAQLARYDQMSPDKQPTSGQPPSAQTSTAPPTSTGQPVMASAQQDPQRPPLPQTPQDAFGPPQNPYYYYRHPYDAYQPPYPPPYPPADPRAASHLYYMEDSYGQYDPRYRHYDSSSAAYMEPGSYRYPEPERPSSRASHCSDRPSSRQGYPEDYYAKTGWTDYYPGYYPNAYDYGDPSRWERYSSAYDPRYRDPRSYDQRYWYDAEHNPYQKREAYPYGNRHDRYEDHWRYDPRFTGSFDDEAEPHRDPYGDEFDRRSVHSEHSAHSLRSSHSVHSHRSSFSSRSQQSQLYRSNHDLTANAYETAAQAVSLHADYTYGGYAPNFGGQQPFTDYGYPAETGWSTVEQAPLRPSTPEKFSVPHLCARFGPGGFLIKVLPNLPSEGQPALVEIHSMETMLQHSPEQEEMRAFPGPLAKDDTHKVDVINFAQNKSTQCFKNENLIDKESASLLWDFIVLLCRQNGTVVGTDLAELLLRDHKTVWLPGKSPNEANLIDFTNEALEQVEEESGEAQLSFLTDSLITTIDSLEKETERFRELLLYGRKKDALESAMKHGLWGHALLLASKMDSRTHARVMTRFANSLPINDPLQTVYQLMSGRMPAASTCCGDEKWGDWRPHLAMVLSNLTNNVDLESRTIATMGDTLASKGLLDAAHFCYLMAQVGFGVYTRKTTKLVLIGSNHSLPFFKFATNEAIQRTEAYEYAQSLGTQPGCLPNFQVFKFIYACRLAEMGLAAQAFHYCEVISRTVLKDPHYYSPVLIGQLIQMSSQLRLFDPQIKEKPEQESLVEPSWLVRLRHVDGQIKEGAIAYNTDRSTPQQCPCSTPSSELDHTSQYDGGGVGHDMGPGTENALLASLLPNMSQQMQSVQLMPSAPQAILDGSAAVIPPGDQEAVRSVPFYPVASQPIGPGPGFAPPGFSNQYGAEPSPLYLGSTLPPGGPPQETESREEEQTNLETGMQRIPPESPSRNSFPEQREEDFYNRMASMGYGRRSRTTSESSAHSVGRERSNSAAKQPSPSPPVPVGKETKKEVKKETASRKTGANWFRWLMGKGKNEAHLPDDKNKSIVWDEQKQRWVNLDEPEEESKPPPPPPTGFPKVPQTAPSGPGGPPSAPVNIFSRRAAGSRARYVDVLNPGGTKSSGAVPAPADLFAPLAPMPVPANVFVPNSVPGEPQPMEGSGAAEHTPVANQTNTEPAAAADPEYLNPTILPPGSGLPVSNPDGFQSGELSRSSSMSSLSREVSQHFNQPAAVPPSGGPSAGTVQFYNPSQFAQSPAVTGSSRPGRIGQRKYPTLK from the exons ATGCAGCAGCCTCCACAGACTGTTCCAgcgggagcagcagctccacctCCTGCGGGCCTTGCCCGGAACATTTACTGGAGAAACACCTCGCTTAGTAAACGAgcaaatgcagcagctgccccggtGCAGCCTGTGACAGACCCTTTTGCCTTTGGCAGACAGACTCCCCAGGGTTCCCCTTTAGATAACCCATCCAAGGGCAATGCCTTGGTTATGCCGAGTTCTTCCCCGGCGGCGTTTCCCCAGCCGGCTGTTGTGCATCCTTCACCATCGCACGCAGGGGACAATCCTCACGGACTGCATGCGTCTTTGTCAGCTCCTGTATCTCAACCAGGAATAAATACCAGTACCTTTTCTAACGTTCCAGTTCCTTCACCGTCCCCAGGATACGTTACAAATAGCGCTACAGAAGTGCATCCCAACGCAGATCTGGGACTCCATGGGTCTGCGGTACCGTTGCATTATAATACAGGAACAGCACTTGAAAATTCTTTCAGTGTGCATCCTGGAATGGTGTCTCTGTCAAACAAACCCGGAGGTAGGCAAGATGCTCACAGAGATCCAAGCGATGTTCCTTCGGGACCCGCTGCAGCAGCAGTCTTCCCTCCACCTCCTCAGCAGCCCGTGTCTCAGTGGAGACCTGGTCAAGGTAACCTGCAGTCTCCGGTTCGAAATTTTGTGCCCCATCCCGAGCCGTCTTCTCAGCCTGACATTCATAGCGTTTCTCAGTCTTCGGTCagccctcctcatcctcccccGCAGACAAATTTGCAGCATGGTCCTGTACATCAAGGTATTCCACAAAATCCCGTGCAAGCGCCTTTATCCGTTGGTTGTGAAAAGACTGGGAAAAATGTCTCTGCAAACAATGGTCATCACATGAACAGCATCCAGCCTGGAAATGTGTTTAGGCAGAACGCAGAAATGAGTAATGCTTGGTTAAATCAAACTTACCAGGACCAGTTTTACCCACAGCCACCCTTGCAAGACTCCAATTTTGTCATTCCCACAGCTCAGGAAAACAACCCCAAAAAACAGTCTCCAGGTGTGTCTGAAACATCAAACAGATCCATTCCCACAGACCGAGATTCAGGAACAGTCTCGATGTTTTTCAAAGGGGATgaggcagaaaatgaagaaatactttcatctgaaaaaaactACGTGGTTGAGAAAACCGAGTTTGCTTGTCAGCCAAATTCGTCGCCCTTGTATCACCAGCCCATGCAGCCTCAGTGGGTTGCAACGAATGTTCTGTCTCAGGCGCACATCGGTACAGGTTCAGCCAACGAGGTGGTACAAAAAGGAATGGATGTCCAGTATTTCCCTAAAATTGTAAGTCAGCAGGAGGCACAGGCTGCCAAGCACGCTGTGTTTATCGGTGATGACAAAGCGCGTGCGGGTGATGCATCCGGTAACGGCGGGTCACAGTACGAAAACGTTGAGAACCTGGAGTGCATTCAGAATCAGGAAGTGCTGCCAAGCGAGCCACACAACGTGACTGCTTCATCCCCTTCTGCTCACCCTGATCCGTACAGATACGGACCCCTACCGGGTCAGATGCTTCCAAAGAACGCTGTTGTGAGCCATGCTGAAGGAGGACCAAATTTGGAGGCACCTGATTCCTTACCTCATCCTGTCCGGCCCGATAGCGTATCTTCAAACTATAGCAACATTAGCCATAGGAGCGCTTCGAGCTCAGCGAGACCTCCGGAGCAAGTCGGTACGTTTATTCAGCAAGAAAGCGGGAAGCCCGATGAAGAATCTTCTGCTCGCTTCTTTAAACAGATCGACTCCTCTCCTCTGGGAGGTGATTCGAGTGAGGTAAACCTGAGCAAGAGCTACCATAGTAACCTCTCCCAGCCTCCAACTCCAAGTCCTCCTAAGCCTACAGGAGTGTTTCAGACGAGTGCGAACAGTTCTTTTGAACCTGTGAGGTCCCACGGAGTTGGCATAAAACCTGCAGAAATTGACCAGGCGAAGATGGTGGTTGAGTTAAGAGAGAACCACCCAAACcaaaagaataacaagaagaacacagctgtgccagctgcGTCACCAGGCAATCTCGAACAGCCACCAGATAATCTGGAAACTATTTTTATGCCTCAGGTATACCCACTGCCTCTCGCAGTTACTGGTGAAGCTGGAAACATGTTGCACTCCGGATCTGTTACAGAAAACATGCAGTCATTGTCTGAGCGAAGGTCTTCAACAAGAGCTCAGGGAGCAATTAAGAAGTGTGACAGCCCAGCAACGACTCTGTGGGCTCATAATGAGTTACCTAATTTTGGGGGAAATGTTCTTctagctcctgctgctcctgcggTGTATGTACCTGCCAAACAAACTGTGGAAGTCATTCAGCCACCGGAAGAAGGCCTGCCTAATCAGCAGCCAAATAAACCAGGGAATATTGCTGTGCAGCCTTCCCAAGATGGAAATATATCTTCTGAAAATCTTGAGAATCCTCCCAAaatgggagaagaggaggcacTTCAGTCTCAGGCAAGTTCTGGTTATGCAAGTTTGTTGTCTTCTCCACCTACAGAGTCTTTGCAAAATCAGCCTATCCTGATTGCTCAGCCTAATCAAAGCTATAACTTGGCTCAGCcaattaatttttctatttctctatCTAATCAGCTAAGCAGCAATGAAAATCAACCAATGAAGGatgccggggctggggacaagcCTTCGATGGGCCCCCAGACTTCACATACTGGTGGGATCATCTCGGGGGAAAATGCACCGCTGCCTGTGATGCAAGTTGGATCTCTATTAGTTAATGCACCTCCAAATACTAATCTgttaaaacataatttattgCAAAGCCCCGTTAATTCCTCTGACACTGCCTCTAATCAGCCTGCAAACTTGCTCATGAAAACACCGCTTAATTTAGCTCCTGAAGGGCAAAAGAATGTTAATTTTGAAGGTTTTGTTCCTGAATTTGCTAGCAAACCAGGAGCTAATTCATCCGTCTCTCCTGGGATTACTCTTCCCAGTGGAAGTGCGCTGCTCCCACCTGTTAATTCTGTAGTACAGGCTAATAACTCTGCAAATCGCTCAAATAGCAAAGAAGAAGCTGCTGGAGTGCTTGACTTTACAGCGCCACGGACGTTGGAGAAAAGCAGTGCGAGTAACTCTGTGCAAGTGCACAATCAGTCGCTTTCTGGTGGTCCCGCGTATCCTCCGCAGGCAGTTGGTGCTGGCCAGGTGGGTCCTGAGATGCATGACAAACAACATTTCTATCAACAGGTTACAAAAGATGTACAGCATCAGGCTGTGCCAGacagagctgtgcagggagcGTTGCCATCTCAGCCCCAAATGCAGGCAGCTCAGATGCAGCAACCGGCATCTTCTGGGCAGTCCTCAGCTCCCTCAAACTAcccggctgctgcagggactAGCGCCATGCAGGCATCGCAGCAGCGCGAGAACCAGGAGCTGGGGAACCAAGAGGCCAGTTCAGCGCAGCTGGCGAGGTACGACCAGATGAGCCCTGATAAGCAACCCACGTCTGGACAGCCACCGAGTGCACAGACTTCCACAGCTCCTCCTACCAGCACCGGCCAGCCGGTCATGGCAAGCGCACAACAAGACCCGCAGCGTCCGCCCCTGCCTCAGACTCCTCAGGATGCCTTTGGTCCACCACAGAACCCCTACTACTACTATAGACATCCTTATGATGCTTACCAGCCTCCATATCCCCCACCTTACCCTCCTGCGGATCCCAGGGCAGCGTCTCATCTTTATTACATG GAGGACAGCTACGGACAGTACGACCCACGGTACAGACACTACGATAGCAGCAGCGCTGCTTATATGGAGCCTGGGAGCTATCGTTATCCTGAGCCCGAACGTCCCAGTTCCAGAGCCAGCCACTGCTCCGACAGACCTTCTTCCAG GCAGGGATATCCTGAAGATTATTATGCAAAAACTGGATGGACTGATTATTATCCAGGCTATTACCCAAATGCATATGACTATGGAG ATCCAAGTCGCTGGGAACGTTACTCGTCAGCATATGACCCCAGATACAGAGATCCTAGAAGTTACGATCAGAGGTATTGGTATGATGCTGAACACAACCCGTACCAGAAGAGAGAAGCGTATCCATATGGCAACAG aCATGACCGATACGAAGATCACTGGAGATACGATCCTCGTTTTACTGGAAGCTTTGATGATGAAGCAGAGCCTCACAGAGATCCTTACGGTGATGAATTTGATAGACGCAGCGTTCACAGTGAGCATTCTGCTCATAGTCTCCGTAGCTCCCACAGCGTTCACAGTCACCGGAGCAGTTTTAGCTCTCGCTCTCAGCAA AGCCAGCTGTATAGAAGTAACCATGATCTAACGGCTAATGCGTATGAAACTGCTGCACAGGCAGTGTCGCTGCATGCAGATTATACGTATGGTGGATATGCTCCTAACTTTGGTGGACAACAGCCTTTTACAGATTATGGCTACCCGGCTGAAACTGGATGGTCAACTGTAGAACAAG CACCTTTAAGGCCCTCAACGCCTGAGAAATTTTCAGTGCCTCATCTGTGTGCTAGGTTTGGTCCTGGCGGATTCTTAATAAAAGTGCTGCCAAACCTGCCTTCAGAAGGCCAGCCAGCTCTGGTTGAAATACACAGCATGGAG ACTATGTTGCAACATTCTCCAGAGCAAGAAGAGATGAGAGCGTTTCCTGGTCCTCTTGCTAA ggATGACACCCATAAAGTGGATGTTATTAATTTTGCACAAAATAAATCTACACAGTGCTTTAAGAATGAAAATTTAATCGACAAAGAATCTGCAAGTCTGCTTTGGGACTTCATTGTTCTGTTGTGCAGGCAGAATGGG ACTGTTGTGGGAACAGACTTGGCTGAACTTTTGCTCCGAGATCATAAAACAGTATGGCTTCCTGGAAAGTCCCCTAATGAAGCAAATTTGATCGATTTCACTAATGAGGCTTTGGAACAAGTAGAAGAGGAATCTGGTGAAGCCCAGCTCTCATTTCTCACTGATAGTCTTATAACCACAATTGACAGTCttgaaaaagagacagagagattCAGAGAGTTGCTGCTTTATGGCCGTAAGAAG GATGCTTTGGAATCAGCCATGAAGCATGGCTTATGGGGTCATGCTCTGCTACTTGCCAGCAAGATGGACAGCAGAACACATGCAAGAGTTATGACCAG ATTTGCCAACAGTCTCCCGATTAATGACCCTCTGCAGACTGTTTACCAGCTCATGTCTGGAAGGATGCCAGCTGCATCCACG TGCTGTGGAGACGAGAAATGGGGAGACTGGAGGCCTCATCTAGCAATGGTGTTATCCAACTTGACAAACAATGTGGACTTGGAATCCCGGACCATTGCAACCATGGGAGACACTCTTG CTTCTAAAGGATTGCTTGATGCTGCTCATTTTTGTTACCTTATGGCCCAAGTTGGTTTTGGAGTTTACACAAGGAAGACGACAAAACTTGTCCTAATTGGATCAAATCATAG CTTGCCATTTTTTAAGTTTGCCACCAATGAAGCCATTCAAAGAACAGAAGCCTATGAATACGCACAGTCACTAGGAACTCAGCCTGGCTGCTTGCCCAATTTCCAG GTTTTCAAATTCATCTATGCTTGCCGACTTGCTGAAATGGGACTTGCTGCTCAGGCCTTCCATTATTGTGAAGTGATTTCCAGAACTGTCCTCAAAGATCCACACTACTATTCACCTGTACTTATCGGCCAGCTAATCCAG atGTCATCGCAACTGCGCCTGTTTGATCCACAGATAAAGGAGAAACCAGAACAGGAATCTCTAGTTGAACCTTCCTGGTTGGTAAGGCTTCGCCATGTGGATGGACAGATTAAG gaGGGTGCAATAGCTTATAACACAGACAGATCCACACCACAACAATGTCCATGTAGCACACCAAGCTCTGAATTAGACCATACCAGTCAATATGATGGAGGAGGAGTTGGCCATGACATGGGCCCAGGCACTGAAAATGCATTGTTAGCATCCTTATTACCCAATATGTCTCAACAGATGCAAAGTGTGCAGCTGATGCCGTCAG CACCTCAGGCTATACTTGATGGGTCAGCTGCTGTGATTCCTCCTGGTGACCAGGAAGCCGTCCGAAGTGTCCCCTTCTACCCAGTGGCTtctcagcccattggtccaggCCCTGGCTTTGCACCTCCAGGATTTTCAAATCAGTATGGAGCTGAGCCATCACCGCTGTATTTAGGGTCAACACTACCACCAGGAGGGCCACCACAAGAAACTGAGTCACGGGAAGAAGAACAGACAAACCTGGAAACAG gaaTGCAGAGAATTCCTCCAGAGTCTCCTTCACGAAACTCTTTCCCCGAACAGAGAGAGGAGGATTTCTATAACAGAATGGCTAGCATG GGCTATGGGCGAAGGTCACGGACAACTTCAGAGTCCTCTGCTCATTCTGTGGGACGAGAAAGATCCAACTCTGCAGCAAAAcagccttctccttctccacctGTTCCTGTAGGGAAAGAGActaaaaaagaagtaaaaaaagagACAGCATCTAGAAAG acCGGTGCAAACTGGTTTCGCTGGCTgatggggaaaggaaagaatgaagctCACCTTCCAGATGACAAAAACAAATCC ATTGTTTGGGATGAACAGAAACAGCGCTGGGTTAATTTGGATGAACCAGAAGAAGAG AGTAAAcctccaccgccacctccaACAGGATTTCCTAAAGTTCCCCAGACTGCTCCGTCTGGGCCTGGAGGCCCACCTAGTGCCCCTGTCAACATCTTCTCTAGAAGAGCAG CAGGAAGCAGAGCCCGTTATGTCGATGTTCTGAATCCAGGTGGAACCAAGTCAAGTGGTGCTGTTCCTGCACCAGCAGACCTATTTGCCCCGCTGGCACCGATGCCAGTTCCTGCAAATGTCTTTGTTCCAAATTCAG TTCCAGGGGAACCCCAGCCGATGGAAGGGAGTGGTGCAGCAGAGCACACACCAGTCgcaaaccaaaccaacacagaacctgctgcagctgctgatcCAGAG tatTTAAACCCTACAATCCTTCCACCTGGATCCGGGCTACCTGTTTCCAACCCTGATGGCTTCCAATCAGGAGAG CTTTCGCGCTCTAGTTCAATGAGTTCATTATCACGTGAAGTAAGCCAGCATTTTAATCAG CCTGCCGCTGTACCACCTTCGGGGGGACCTTCAGCAGGAACAGTACAGTTCTACAATCCTTCTCAATTTGCACAA TCTCCTGCAGTCACTGGAAGTTCAAGGCCAGGAAGAATTGGACAGAGGAAGTATCCAACGCTGAAGTAG